ACTTCGTGGTTACAGCGAACTAACCTCTGCTGCCGGCTCAATGGATATCGATGTCTATACATATAACCTCACTACCTGGCAGATGAGTCATGGAGGGTTCAGCAAGGCTTACGCAGGAAAGTATGTAAAGCCCTATGATGGGAGCTCTGCGCTTTCGGAATGGACAGCAAACAATACTCCCCTTGGGATGTTTGACAACAATGCTACTGTCCAGGAGATGCGTCTTCTTGCGGTACGTTACAAGGCAACCACAAACTCCTCCTACAAAAGTAAATTCAAGGAATCTTTCAACAAGGCCGTGGGATTTATCCTTGCATCACAGCTTCCCAACGGCGGATGGCCTCAGGTCTTCCCGAAACGCAACAACTACTCGGATCTTGCCACTTACAATGACAATGCCATGGTGAGAGTGATGGTACTGGTAAAGGATATCATCGACAAAAAGTCTCCATTTGATACCGACCTCGTATCATCATCGGACATTTCCAAACTCCAGACAGCCCTCAATAAAGCGGTGGATTTCGCGCTGAAGGCGCAGATAGTCAACAATGGGAATCTTACTGTGTGGTGCGCCCAGCACAATCCATCCACATACGCTCCTGCAGGCGCCCGCTCCTACGAACTTCCATCCAAGTCAGGGTCGGAATCCGTACCTATAGTGTACTTTCTGATGGCATGGCCGGAGCAGACAACCGCCATTCAGAATGCTGTCAAGGGTGCAATCGCCTGGTACAAAAAAACACACACCCCGGATCTGAAGTTTTCCAATGGACAGTTTGTATCCTCCCCTGGAGCATCGCTATGGTACCGTTTCTACAATGTCGAGGATGACAGGCAGTTTTTCTGTGACCGTGACGGGGTAAAGACATACGATTTCATGTCAGTAAGTGAGGAGCGCAGGACAGGGTACCAGTGGGGAGGCGATTACGGGTCGCAGCTGTTATCGATGGAGTCGGCATATCTCAATGCCCTGGGATCATCTGTAAAATACAATCTTACGGTATCGGTTGCACAGGGACAGGGCACTATCACTCCGTCAAGCGGAAGTTTCGAAAGCGGTGCAAGTGTCACATTGACCGCAACACCTGCCGGCGGGTTTCTTTTTGACCGCTGGGGCGGAGATCTTTCCGGAAGCACAAATCCGGCAACAGTGACCATGAATGGCAATAAGAGCATTTCCGCCTATTTTGTCCAGGATACAAGGAATTACTACACCGTAACAAAGCAGGCAAATCCCGGCGGCAGTATCACCCAGAATCCTGAGGGTAATTCGCTTGCCGAAGGCACAAGTGTGACCCTGACTGCAGTTCCAAACAGCGGATGGACATTTTCAGGATGGTCTGGTGACCATAGCGGTACAGACGCCACTTACACTGTCTCTTCCCTGAACCGCAACATCTCGGTTTCCGCCTCTTTCATTCCGATCGACAGGTTTGTTTACCAGGCAGAAAATGGCGTATTGAATGAAGCGGTGTTTGAGACAAAGAATGCGGGCTTCACCGGCGATGCCTATGTAAATTTCAATCCCGCAGAAGGAGCATCTGTCCGGATTCCGGTTTATACTGATGCAGCCGGTCAGAGAGTTTGTACTGTCACGTTTTCCAATGGTTCCGGCTCAGCCA
This region of Fibrobacter sp. genomic DNA includes:
- the pelA gene encoding pectate lyase, with protein sequence MSQTACFQRFFLCICLTSIFLPGVSSAYTPPSSVLSALDKLRGYSELTSAAGSMDIDVYTYNLTTWQMSHGGFSKAYAGKYVKPYDGSSALSEWTANNTPLGMFDNNATVQEMRLLAVRYKATTNSSYKSKFKESFNKAVGFILASQLPNGGWPQVFPKRNNYSDLATYNDNAMVRVMVLVKDIIDKKSPFDTDLVSSSDISKLQTALNKAVDFALKAQIVNNGNLTVWCAQHNPSTYAPAGARSYELPSKSGSESVPIVYFLMAWPEQTTAIQNAVKGAIAWYKKTHTPDLKFSNGQFVSSPGASLWYRFYNVEDDRQFFCDRDGVKTYDFMSVSEERRTGYQWGGDYGSQLLSMESAYLNALGSSVKYNLTVSVAQGQGTITPSSGSFESGASVTLTATPAGGFLFDRWGGDLSGSTNPATVTMNGNKSISAYFVQDTRNYYTVTKQANPGGSITQNPEGNSLAEGTSVTLTAVPNSGWTFSGWSGDHSGTDATYTVSSLNRNISVSASFIPIDRFVYQAENGVLNEAVFETKNAGFTGDAYVNFNPAEGASVRIPVYTDAAGQRVCTVTFSNGSGSARALSASVNGTQQIASVQFEATADWTAWQSKQVILSLPQGASTITLATINGQDGPNIDKLTLDQGTSAADNLTIDVKPVSFYISSQKTLCLQADPSKKLSVSIFSLSGKKVFSKSFSGISGAEKLELPLNGLRSGKYLLRLEQSGTAKSGHINLL